The nucleotide sequence GGGGCTAATACATTTTTATCTGAAAAACTTATAGCTATATTAGGCAATTTAAGCCCAATTGTGGTTTTATTTGCAGTAATTACAATAACAATAATTCTAACCAATTTTATAAGCAACACTGGACTGACTGGAATATTGGTCCCAATACTATTTGGAGCGTCTTTAGGAATTCCAAAAGAGATTTTAATATTGGCTATTGGTATATCAGCATCATGTTCATTTATCTTACCTGTTGGAACACCACCTAATGCTATTGTATATGGTGAAGGTGTCAAAAAAGAAGAGATGATGAAAATTGGGACGATTTTGTCAATACTCTCTGCAACTGTAATAACTTTATACTTCTCTCTTTATATGTGAATAGAAATAATATATTATTTTCCTGAATAGTAGGAAAATATTTTATTATATAGTTCAACAGCTTTCTCTAAATCCCCCATTTTTTCATATGCTATCGCTTTGCCAAGCTGAGCCTCCAAATGATAAGGATTCTTTTCTAAAATTTTGTCAAATACTTCAATGGCTTTTTTAAACTCTTTTAATCTCAAATGGACAAGACCTAAAATAAACAAAGCCCGTATATCATCAGGTCTTATATCAAGTGCTTTTTTTAATGTCACCATCGCCGCTGAAAGTTTATCTAATGATAGTAAAATTTGAGATTTCAGTATAAGTGCAGATAAAAAATTGGGTTTTATTTCCAAAGCTTTATTTAGGCATTCTAAAGCCTCTTCAAGTTTTCCTAAGTTATATAAAATTGAGGCTTTCCCATAAAGGGCTGTTATGTTTGGAGCAATTTCTAATACTTTGTTGTAACATTCTAATGCATCTTCATATTTTCCAAGATTTCTAAGAATTTCTGCTTTTCTAACCAATGCTGGGACTAAAAATGGGGTAGTTTTTAAAATTTCATTATATTCTTTTAAACTTTCATTATTCATGTTTAGATGTTCATAAACATAAGCTTTCGAATATTTCACAAAGGTATTATTAAGATCTGATTTCAAAGCGTCGTCTAATAATTTTAATGCATTTTCAAAGTCACCAGTCATACTTAGCAAAAGCCCTTTTAGAAAATTAACAATATGGTGATTTGGAGACAGTTTTAACATATCCATCAATTTTTCTATATACTCATCAATTTTGTTTAATGACTTAGGTGTTAGTTCAGGATTATTTTTCTGCTTTTTTAGATTATTCATATCCTTTCCATTTTCAGATTTACTCATGAAACGTCCCCCCCTGTAAATTTTTATAAAACTGTAAATTCAATTCTTAGATTGTTTAATCTAAATGCGTATTCTTACCATTATATATTTATCTATGTTCAATTATATAAAACTTAAGTTTTATTTAACTAAACATTGAAAATTGGTAAAATTGGTGATATCAATGGAAAAAAAGCCATATGTTATATCCAACGTAGGCATGACCTTAGATGGAAAGTTAGCTACTATAAATAACGACTCAAGAATTTCATGCGAAGAGGATTTAATAAGGGTTCATAAAATTAGGGCAAATGTTGATGGAATTATGGTCGGTATTGGGACTGTTTTAAAGGACGACCCAAGATTAACAGTTCATAAAATTAAAAGTGATAGAAATCCTGTTAGAATAGTTGTTGATAGTAAGCTAAGAGTTCCACTAAATGCAAGAGTTTTAAATAAAGATGCAAAGACAATTATAGCAACAACAGAAGATAGTGATGAAGAGAAAGAAAAGAAAATAAAAATATTAGAAGATATGGGTATAGAGATTGTTAGATGTGGAAGAGGAAAGGTAGATTTAAAAAAATTGATGGAAATTTTGTATGACAAGGGAATAAAAAGCATTTTGTTGGAAGGAGGAGGAACTTTAAATTGGGGGATGTTTAAAGAGGGTTTAGTTGATGAGGTCTCTGTCTATATAGCTCCAAAAATATTTGGAGGGAAAGATGCTCCAACATATGTAGATGGAGAAGGGTTTAAAACAGTAGATGAGTGTGTTAAATTAGAATTAAAAAACTTTTATAGGTTGGGAGAAGGAATTGTGTTGGAATTTAAGGTAAAGAAATAATCATAATGTGAGAGCCATGCTTCCAAACAAAAGAGCATTGGAAATTATTAGAAAGTATATGAAAATCTACAATGGGAGAAATGAAGAAGATATTAAAGAGAGATTAATTAAAGAGTTAAAGGAAGAAAATGTCTTAGTAGAAACTGAAGACGGAACTTATACATTAAAAGCAGAAGATGAAGAGGAAATGATGCATTCAAAGGTTGGGGCTTTAAAGGAAGCGATTTATAAGTTTGCTAAACCATCAAAAATTGAAAATTTAAAAAACCCGAGAGTTTTAGATTTGTGTAGTGGTATGGGGTACAATGCTATAGCTGCTTTGCATTATAATAAAAATGCAAAGATAGATATGGTTGAGATTTGCGAAGAAGTTTTATTTTTAACTTTATTTTTAGATATTCCATATAAAGAGCATGAGATTATAAAAGATAAGGTTAGAGAGTATTTTTTAAACAAAATTGGCATTGAATATAAGTCAGATTATGATAATATCAATTTATATGTTGGAGATGCGAGAAAATTTATAATAAAGAGTGATAAAAAATACAATGTGGTTTTTCACGATGCATTTTCACCAAAAAGAGACCCCACTCTCTACACCTATGATTTTTTGAAAGAAATTTATAAAAGAATGGAAGATAATGGAGTTTTGATATCTTACTCTTCAGCAATTCCTTTTAGAAGTGCTTTGGTTGATTGTGGTTTTGTAATTTCAGAAAATGAGAGTGTTGGGAGAAAAAGAGGGATAACCTTAGCTTACAAAAACCCAAATTTTAAACCAAATAGAATTAATGAGGTTGATGAGAGAGTTATAGCTTTATCAGTTATAGCTCTACCTTATAGGGATGAAACATTAAGCTTAACTAAAGATAAAATAATAGAGAATAGGGAAGAGAGAAGAAAAAAATTAAAAGAAAAATTAATTAAAATAGAAAAATACCTATCAACAAAACAGATAAAAAAAGGAAATATTCCAGAAGAGGTTTTAAAAATTCAAAAAGAAGATTTGAACTCATCAGAGATAATTAAAAAGATGAGGTTGAAATTTTTCTCGAATATAGGCGATAAAATATTTATTGAGATGTTCAAATTTTAATTTTGATGAAACAGAAAGCTCTGCTTTCTGGCTACAAATCCGTAGGATTTGTTCAATCGAAGCGTTAGCTTCGGGTTATAAAAACTCTTATGAGTTTTTATTTAACCAAAGCGTTAGCTTTGGGCAATGAAAACCGTTAGGTTTTCATCTAACTTTTTCTAAAAGTTTCATGCAAACCTTTTTATACTATAAGCTCATAGTTGTTGAGGATGCTAAAATCTCTTTTTAGCATCTTTAAAAATTACTAAATTTTATTAGGAAGTGGAATATATGAATTTTAATGAATTAAATTTATCAGATAGTATCCTAAATGCCATTAAGAATAAAGGTTTTGAAAAGCCAACAGACATACAGATGAAGGTTATTCCGTTATTTTTAAATGATGAATGTAATATTGTAGCTCAAGCAAGGACTGGAAGTGGGAAGACAGCATCATTTGCAATTCCATTAATTGAGCTTGTCAATGAAAACAATGGAATAGAGGCAATTATTCTAACCCCAACAAGAGAATTGGCTATACAAGTGGCTGATGAAATAGAGTCATTAAAAGGTAACAAAAATTTAAAGATAGCTAAAATTTATGGTGGAAAAGCTATTTATCCACAAATTAAAGCTTTAAAGAGAGCAAATATAGTTGTTGGAACCCCAGGAAGAATTTTAGACCACATAAATAGAGGCACTTTAAATTTAGAAAATGTTAAATACTTTATATTGGATGAAGCTGATGAAATGCTCAATATGGGATTTGTTGAGGATGTTGAAAAGATTTTAAACGCCTGTAATGGAGATAAAAGGATTCTGTTGTTCTCTGCAACCATGCCAAAGGAGATATTAAATTTGGCTAAAAAGTATATGGGAGATTATAACTTTGTAAAAGCTAAGATAAATGCAAATATTGAGCAGAGTTATGTTGAAGTTAATGAAAATGAGAGATTTGAAATCTTATGTAGAATTTTAAAAAATAAGGAATTTTATGGATTAGTTTTTTGTAAAACTAAGAGAGATACTAAAGAATTGGCAAATATGTTGAGAGATATTGGATTTAAAGCTGGTGCAATTCATGGAGATTTAAATCAATCTCAAAGAGAGAAAGTTATAAGGCTATTCAAACAAAAGAGAATTAAAATTTTAATTGCCACTGATGTTATGAGTAGAGGAATAGATGTTAATGATTTAGGTTATGTAATTAACTACCATCTTCCACAAAATCCTGAATCTTATATGCATAGGATTGGAAGAACTGGAAGAGCTGGAAAAAAAGGAAAGGCAATATCAATTATCAATAGAAAAGAATATAAGAAATTGAAATATATAGAGAGAGCAATGAAATTGAAAATTAGAAAATTAAAAATTAAATAATAAAACATTAAAAAACTTTATTATTTATTATTATTTTTAATTAATTATTTTAGCTATTTTTATGTCCATAAGAACATACATATGTACATATAGAAGCATGTGCAAAAAATTCATAAATATTTTAATACCATAACATAAAATACAGAGCTAAGAGGAGTTTTGTTTTGCATGTATTTTTATATTGTTTATATTTTTTGGTGATATTTATGAAAAATGATGAAAAAATTTTAGAGGACCTAAAAATCATTAACAGTAAAGCAAAATTTATTGGTATTAAAATTCTTATGATAAGACACATTATCGAGTCACATATTGATGATAGAAAATTAATATATAAAATATTAGAATCTACAAAAAACACTGAGTTATATGGATTAATTTTGACGGCATGTCCAAAATTAGAAAAAATTATTGAAAAATCAAATTAATTTAGAATCTTGAAATTTTTTGAAGCAGCATGCCTTCAACTTTAACTGGATATACTATTCTCGCTAATTTAACAGCTGATTTTAACCTCTCTTCAGAGTCAGAATATATTGTGTATAAAACATCCCCTCTTTCAACCTTGTTTCCAACTTTTACGTTTAGGTAGACACCAGCTTTTTTATCATTTGGAGCTCCTGCTTCTTTGGCGATTTTTGTTATTCCAATATTTGATATTCTTGTAACATACCCGTCAATAGGTGAATGGATATCTGCCTTATATTTTCCAACTTCAATCTCATCAGAGCTAACTTCTTTTCCTCCCTGTGCTACAATAATTTCCATAAATTTGTCATGAGCTTTTCCTCTTGCTAATAAATCTTCAGCTAAGTATTTTCCTTCTCCAGTAGGGGCTACGCCACCCATCTCTAATAAAATTCCTGCAAGTGATATAGATTTTTCTACTAAACTTGTTGGAGCTTGCTTATAATCTTCTAAAGCTAATAATGCCTCTTTTGCTTCTAAAGCTGGACCAATAGCTCTACCAATTGGCTGTCCTCCATAGGTAATTGCACATTCAGTAGCTATCCTTAATCTATCACTTAATTCAATAAAATTCCTTGCTAAACTTGAAGCTTCTTTTATAGATTTAACTTTTGCCCCATATCCCGTTGGAATGTCAATCAATAGTTTATTAACACCCATAGCTAATTTTTTTGCCATAACACTTGACAATAATAACGGCTCTGGGTCTATGCCAAGAGGTCTTTCAACGTTTATTGTTATATCATCTGCTGGAGCTAAGTCCAAAGCCCCTCCCCATACCATACAGCCATTAGTTTCTTTAACAACTCTCTTTATCTCTTCAATAGTTAAATCTACTCTTGTTAAAACTTCAACAACATCCGCTGTTCCTGCCGCTGAAGTTATTGCCCTTGAAGAAGTTTTTGGGATTTTTAACCCAGCAGAGGCGACTATTGGCACTACTAATAAAGCGTATTTATTTCCTGGAACTCCTCCAATTGAATGCACATCAAATATATGCCCCTCCCAATTGACCATTTCCCCAGTCTCAGCCATTCTAATAGTCATTGCTTCAATCTCATCCATGTCCATTCCATTTATATAAAGAGATGTGACAAAAGCAGATATCTCAATATTTGTTAGCTTCCCATCAACCATCTCATCTATAATTGCAAAAATTTCCTCTTTTCTTAATTTATTTCCATCCATCTTTTTTCTTATATATGGAAGAGATTTTGGTTTTTCAGCATGTTTTATTGTTACTGTATCCCCTTCTTTAACACCTAACTCTTTAACTAACTTTTGTGGCAATCCAATTTCTCCTCTATTTATTAATGTGGTTGAAGAATACAAAACTCCAATAACCTCTTTTCCTTTAAATTCAACAACTACTCTATCTTGAGGGAAATACTGAGAGTTTTTTAAATCTTCAGAATTAATTAAAACTAAATTTTCCAAGTCAATGTCTAAAACTCTAACTTTTAGAAATAACATTTAAATCACCATCTACCCCCACTATTTTTTAATAATTTAATTTTTATATTCTCAACTTTATATATCTTCTTAATCTTAATATCACTTTTACTATTGGTGAAAACATGAAGCTAATAAGAAAATTAATGTCCTTAAAAAATGCTGAAAAAATTGTGTATGAGCACTTATATAAGTATTTAAGCGAAAATAAAAAAATTAAAGAAATTAATATTATTGAGGCGTTAAATAAAATATCTGCTGAAGATATTAAATCCCCAATAGATTTGCCATATTTTAATAAAGCTGCAATGGATGGATATGCTGTTAAAGCAGAAGACACTTTTGGAGCATCTGAAACAAACCCGATAATATTAAATCTCGTTGAAACGGATGAGATATTTTCAGGAGAGGCGAAGAAAATATTTACTGGAGATGAATTGCCAAAAAATGCAGACGCTGTGGTTATGAAAGAATTTTGCAATGAAGTTGATGATTTTGTTGAAATCTATAAGGGAGTTCATCCAAATGAAAATGTTTCAAGAATTGGAGAAGATGTTAAAAAAGGGGATGTGGTTTTAAAAAAAGGAGATGTTATTAATCCTTATCACCTAAATATGCTTGCATCTTTAGGAATTAAAAAAATTAAGGTTTATGATTTAAGTTTTGGAATAATCCCTACAGGGGATGAACTTATCAGCTTGGATGAGATTAACAATATTGAAAAAGATATTAACAAACTAAAAGGAAAAATTATAAATTCTAATTCATATATGCTATATGGTTTAGTAAAAAATCTTGGATTTGATGCAAAAATTTATGATGCTGTTGAAGATAATAAAGAAAAGTTAAAAAAAGCCATTAAAACAGCTCTAAATGAAAATGATGCTGTGTTAATAACTGGAGGGACTTCTGTAAGTGAGAGAGATATAACCATTGAAACAGTTAAAGAAATGGGAGATGTTATAGTTCATGGGGTAAATATAAGACCTGGAAAACCTTTTGGATTTGGAATAGTTGATGATAAACTTATCTTTATGCTATCTGGTTATCCTGTAGCATCAGCTGTCCAATTTGAACTATTTATCCAAAGATTTTTCATGAAAAGGAAAAAAATCAAAATACCTTTAAAAAGAAACATAGCTTCTGAACTTGGTAGAGTTGATTTTGTTAGGGTTAGAGTAGATAAAGAGGTTGAACCCATAAGAATAACTGGAAGTGGTGTTATTTCCTCATTGATAAAAAGTGATGGCTATATTTTAATTCCAGAGAATGTTGAGGGCTATGAAAAAGGAGAGCTTGTAGATGTGTATTTATTATAAGTTAAGCAAAATTAAAAGATGAAAAAACTTCTGTAGAGTTAATGTAGTATTTATTGGGGTGATTGTTTTGGATGTATGGATTGATTTAACAAACGCTCCTCATGTGCATTATTTTTGCCAACTAATAAAAAAATTTGAAAAGGAAGGGATTGAGTATTTATTAACTTTTAGAGACTCGAAAAATTTGGCTAAATTAGTAGAAATTTACAATTTTGTTGGAAAATGCATAGGAAAGCATGGAAACACATTGAAAGATAAATTAATTTTTTATGCTGAGAGAGTTATTGGCTTAGCTGAGCTAATATCCAATATAAAGCCAAAAGTAGCCATAGCTAAACACTCTGTTGAACTGCCAAGAGTTGCTTTTGGTTTAAACATTCCAATAATTTTTGTTGTAGATAATGAACATGCTGAAGCTCAAAATAAATTAACTCTCCCATTGGCAGATGAGATTATTAAACCTATAGCAACAGATGAAAATAAGCTTAGGGATTTTGGAGGAAGAAATTTTATAAATTTTGATGGAACTTGTGAAGTGGCAAATGTAAATTCTCGGCTAAAGGGCTATTATCCAATAGATAATGAAATTTTAAAAAAATTGGGAATTTTAAATAATAATCCAACAATAGTTATGAGACCTTGCCCAAACTCTTCCTATTGTAATGGACATAAAGATATACTGCCAAAAATTATCAAAGAACTTCAAAAAAGAATTGATTGTAATATAGTTGTGTTTCCAAGAGATGAAAATCAAAAAGAAATATATAGGGAGCTTAATGTTATTGTTCCAAAAGAAACAATAGATGCTCTCTCTTTATTATATAATGCCGATTTTATGATTGGTGCTGGAGGAACAATGAATAGGGAGAGTGCTATTCTTGGAGTTCCTACAATATCTTGTTATCCTCAGGAATTACTTGGAGTTGATAAATATCTAATTGAAAAAAATAGAATGATTCATACAAATGATATTAAGGAAATAATAAGCTATGTTGAAGATAACTTAGGAAAGAAACTTGGAGTTATTCAATTAGAAGACCCAACTGATTTGATGCTTGAAAGAGTTTGTAATTATTTAAAAAAATAAGATAGATATTATTTCTTTGGAAATCTTCTATACAAACAATTTGGATAATTTGTGCATCCTAAAAACTCTCCCTTTCTTGTTCTAACTACTCTCAACTTAGCTCCACACCATGGGCAGGTGTTATCATCTATCTTTGACATTATATCCAATATAGCAGGATTTTTGTTGCATAATCTCTCTTTATTGCAAATTATTTTATTGTTTATGGTATCAACATACACAATGAAGTTTTTAAATAGATGAGAGTTTTCTAAGTCAATTATAACTTTGCCATTTTCAATTCTTATTCCCGGAGTTATTTGCATATTTGTTTTTATTGGAAGCAAATAGTAACCTTGTCCAGAATATTCTAAAATTCCCATATTGTATTTTATTCTCCCAATTAACCAATTGTAATCTCTATTAGCAATGAATCTTATTGTTTCTTCTATATTATCAAACATATTTTTCTCTTTTATGTTGTCAAGAACTTCTCTAATGAATTCATCTTCTTCATAACCTTTAGTGAGCATTTCTATAGCTTTTTCAATAAATTCTGTCTTATCAAATTTTATTAATAAGAGAAGCCCATTAAATGCATTTGCAACAACATATTTTTCTTTTTCAATAATATCTCTTCTATCAAAAATATAATAAATCCTTGCAAAAACTTGTTTTTGCCCTTTTGGTGAAACCACCTTTTTAATTTCAAACTCTTTGTTGTATGAATTTGTTATTCCATAATAAAAAACAGGCATTTTAGCATTTTCAAGTCCTATTATTGAAATAAATCCTTCTGGAACTTTCCAATTTTGTTCATAAGTTTCAGAATTTAGTTTTGTAGCATTAAAATGTAAATCTTTTGATAAAATTTTAAATAACTCATTTAAAGTCTCTTCCATACTATCCCCCCGTAAAATTTAAATTGTTAAACTAATATATATTAAATAATTAAAGTTATCAATTAGACATTTGGTTTTGGTAATGACTCATTTTCCGTCTCAACAACTATCAACAATGGCTTGTTCTTTTTTAGATAATTCTTAATTTCTGAGCTAATATCATCAGCTTTTTCAATGTAACAGTTATCTATTCCAAAGGCATCAGCTATTTTGTTAAAGTTAGGGTTTTTTATTCTACAAAACTCAGCTAAATTATTATTTTTCATCACAATCATTAAGATTTTTAAATCATATTCAGAAACAACTTGAAGTTCCTCTATATTCATCAAAAATCCGCCATCCCCACTAATTAATACAACCTCTCTATCGATGTTAAAATCAATAGTCCCAAATTTAACTCCAATGGATGCAGGCAAACCAAAGCCCATAGTTCCAAATGAATGTGAGGAAATAATATTTCTTGGAATAATGCAATTCTTTAATAAACATGTAAATACAGTATGTTTGCCCGCATCTGTAACTATTACAGCATCTTCTGGAATATTTTCAATAATTTCATTAATTTTGTTTGAATAATCACCAGAAGGTGAAAATTTGTTATTATTTTTAGTTATCCAATTGTTATTTTCTATGCTTAAATTTTCAAAAAATTCTTTTAACTCTTTGATATTTTTTAGTTTCAGATTTATATTTAAGGTTTTACTTAAAAGCTTTTCCCTAACACTTTCAACATAGGTATTGTAAGAGAGTGAAGAACCAATATTTATTATCTTATCTGCCTCTAATAAAGATTTTAAATCTCCTCTTCTACCAACTAAACCAATACAGTTATCTGCTTTTTCATTAATAACTCCTCTTGCTGGAAATGTTGTGGCTATAGGACAATTTATTTTTTGCAGAATTTTTGATATTTTTAGCATCTCTTTATAACTTAAAGTTCCAAATATGCCCTGTCCAATTAAAAATAGTGGTTTTTTGGCAGTTATCTCTTTTATATCATTTAAGGTATCTTCATTATCGCCCTTATTTATATCTATATATGCATTTGTATTTATATCTTTTGCCTCCTCTTTGTATAAATCTGCTGGAATATTTAGCTGAACTGGCTTTTTATTAGTTAAGCAGTCATTAAATGCATTAGCAACATAATTTATCTCTGCTTTATCAACAAAATATCCTTTATAAAAGTTTAAAAAGTCCATATTTATTTCTTGGAAGTAATTTTTGCCAATATATTTTCTCTGACATCTTCCAGTAATTGCCAATACAGATGAGTTATCTTTATATGCGTTAGCTATTGGTGTTGTTAAATTTGTGCTTCCAGGTCCTGCTGTTACTAAACAAACTCCTATATAGTTGGTTATTCTTGCATAGCCATCAGCCATGAAGCCAGCTCCTCTCTCATCCCTAACCATAATATTTTTTATACTGCTATTTTCAATCTCATTATACAACGGTAATATCTGCTCTCCAGGATAGGAAAATATAGTTTTTACATTTTTCTCTAAAAAATCTATCATAGCTTCTAAGAATTTAATAATCTCACCTTTGGTGATATTGTGGATAAGAGAATTTTAGTTAGATTGGCAATCTATCCTATTGCTTATATTATGTGGGGGGGATTGATGTGGTATTCTCAAATTATAGAGCCAATTGATGCAACTAATTTGTTATTAAAATTTCCCTTATGCAGTAAGGAATTTTATTTATTTCTGCAGTCATTACCAAGTATTGTTATTGAGTTTTTTAGAATTATTTATCTATATGGCTTTTCTTTTATGATTGTTGGAGGTATTGCTTATTATTTATTTATAAAGAAGGATTTTTTAAAGAGTGATATTATTTTAGTTGATTTAGCTTTAGGTTGGCTATTTGCAGGTTTGATATATACTATTGTTGTTGTTCAATCACCATTTCAAGTGGGTGTTGCTAAAGATTTAATAAATATGCATTATTTTTGGATATTTACAAAACCAACTTATGAAATTCCTTCATTACATACAGCATATTCTTTTTTATTGGCACTACATTTTAAAGACGAAAAACCCTTAAACTATATTTACTTTGCTTTGGCAATATTAATCCCAATCTCAACTTTAATTATGGGAATGCACTGGATTGTTGATGTTATTACAGGAATTTTGTATGGTTATGTTATATATAAATTCCCTAAAACTATTCATTTAAAGATTAACAAAGCATTAGATTTTTTAGCTGGGCATATAAAGCCATGTATTTCATGTGGAAAGTGTAAAAATTAATGAAAGGGATGATTATGAAAAGTACATCAAAAAACAAAACAAATAAAATAAATTTTGATGTTTATTTGGATGGAATAGCGTATCATTGCATAAAATGTGGATTCTGCTGTGATGCTCCAACAGTTACAAAAAAGGATTTAGCAAAAATAGCAGGATATCTAAAAATTCCACTTGCTGAAGTTTTTAAAAAATATGTTGGATTTTTTAATGGATATATTGGTGAGCTTAAAGAAGTTGGGGGGAAATGTATATTTTTGGATAAAAAAACCAAAAAATGTAAAATTTATGATGCCAGGCCTTTAATATGTAGGCTTAGGCCATATTCAGTGCAACTTAGAGATGGGAAGTTAACATTAACCTATGATATATGGTTTTTAAGGCATTGTAGAGGACTTTATTTGGGAGATGATAAAGTTGAAGATGAATATTTCAAATATGCTGAGCTTGTTTTGAAGTATTTGGGATTTGAGGAAAGTGTTGATGAAGAAGAGTTTAAAAAGGCTAAAGAGAGGTTATTGGAAGAATCTCTAAAATATAGAAAAAAATGAGATTAGTTTGTTTTTATTTATAGTTGTGTAAGAATATAAAAATATTTGCACATCCATAAGTATTTATACTACTTTTGACAAGGTTATTGTTGAGCAAGACGCGATGAAATATCTAAATACTACTTTGAAATTTGGTGAATTAAATGTTTAATAATAAAGGAAGAAGAAATGTAAGAAATAATGAAATTAGAAGAAATGTTCCAGTTAAAGAAGGTGAAACCTACACTGTTACAATTGAAGATATGGGTAGAGGCGGAGACGGAATAGCAAGAGTTGAGGGATTCGTTGTCTTCGTCCCTGAAACACAGAAAGGAGATACCGTAGATGTAAAAATAACAGCTGTAAAAAGTAAGTTTGCATTCGCAGAAAAAATTTAAAAACCATTTAAGGTTTAGCTAAACCTTT is from Methanocaldococcus bathoardescens and encodes:
- a CDS encoding tetratricopeptide repeat protein translates to MSKSENGKDMNNLKKQKNNPELTPKSLNKIDEYIEKLMDMLKLSPNHHIVNFLKGLLLSMTGDFENALKLLDDALKSDLNNTFVKYSKAYVYEHLNMNNESLKEYNEILKTTPFLVPALVRKAEILRNLGKYEDALECYNKVLEIAPNITALYGKASILYNLGKLEEALECLNKALEIKPNFLSALILKSQILLSLDKLSAAMVTLKKALDIRPDDIRALFILGLVHLRLKEFKKAIEVFDKILEKNPYHLEAQLGKAIAYEKMGDLEKAVELYNKIFSYYSGK
- a CDS encoding 2,5-diamino-6-(ribosylamino)-4(3H)-pyrimidinone 5'-phosphate reductase — its product is MEKKPYVISNVGMTLDGKLATINNDSRISCEEDLIRVHKIRANVDGIMVGIGTVLKDDPRLTVHKIKSDRNPVRIVVDSKLRVPLNARVLNKDAKTIIATTEDSDEEKEKKIKILEDMGIEIVRCGRGKVDLKKLMEILYDKGIKSILLEGGGTLNWGMFKEGLVDEVSVYIAPKIFGGKDAPTYVDGEGFKTVDECVKLELKNFYRLGEGIVLEFKVKK
- a CDS encoding tRNA (5-methylaminomethyl-2-thiouridine)(34)-methyltransferase MnmD; the encoded protein is MLPNKRALEIIRKYMKIYNGRNEEDIKERLIKELKEENVLVETEDGTYTLKAEDEEEMMHSKVGALKEAIYKFAKPSKIENLKNPRVLDLCSGMGYNAIAALHYNKNAKIDMVEICEEVLFLTLFLDIPYKEHEIIKDKVREYFLNKIGIEYKSDYDNINLYVGDARKFIIKSDKKYNVVFHDAFSPKRDPTLYTYDFLKEIYKRMEDNGVLISYSSAIPFRSALVDCGFVISENESVGRKRGITLAYKNPNFKPNRINEVDERVIALSVIALPYRDETLSLTKDKIIENREERRKKLKEKLIKIEKYLSTKQIKKGNIPEEVLKIQKEDLNSSEIIKKMRLKFFSNIGDKIFIEMFKF
- a CDS encoding DEAD/DEAH box helicase, yielding MNFNELNLSDSILNAIKNKGFEKPTDIQMKVIPLFLNDECNIVAQARTGSGKTASFAIPLIELVNENNGIEAIILTPTRELAIQVADEIESLKGNKNLKIAKIYGGKAIYPQIKALKRANIVVGTPGRILDHINRGTLNLENVKYFILDEADEMLNMGFVEDVEKILNACNGDKRILLFSATMPKEILNLAKKYMGDYNFVKAKINANIEQSYVEVNENERFEILCRILKNKEFYGLVFCKTKRDTKELANMLRDIGFKAGAIHGDLNQSQREKVIRLFKQKRIKILIATDVMSRGIDVNDLGYVINYHLPQNPESYMHRIGRTGRAGKKGKAISIINRKEYKKLKYIERAMKLKIRKLKIK
- a CDS encoding AMP phosphorylase; this encodes MLFLKVRVLDIDLENLVLINSEDLKNSQYFPQDRVVVEFKGKEVIGVLYSSTTLINRGEIGLPQKLVKELGVKEGDTVTIKHAEKPKSLPYIRKKMDGNKLRKEEIFAIIDEMVDGKLTNIEISAFVTSLYINGMDMDEIEAMTIRMAETGEMVNWEGHIFDVHSIGGVPGNKYALLVVPIVASAGLKIPKTSSRAITSAAGTADVVEVLTRVDLTIEEIKRVVKETNGCMVWGGALDLAPADDITINVERPLGIDPEPLLLSSVMAKKLAMGVNKLLIDIPTGYGAKVKSIKEASSLARNFIELSDRLRIATECAITYGGQPIGRAIGPALEAKEALLALEDYKQAPTSLVEKSISLAGILLEMGGVAPTGEGKYLAEDLLARGKAHDKFMEIIVAQGGKEVSSDEIEVGKYKADIHSPIDGYVTRISNIGITKIAKEAGAPNDKKAGVYLNVKVGNKVERGDVLYTIYSDSEERLKSAVKLARIVYPVKVEGMLLQKISRF
- a CDS encoding molybdopterin molybdotransferase MoeA, encoding MKLIRKLMSLKNAEKIVYEHLYKYLSENKKIKEINIIEALNKISAEDIKSPIDLPYFNKAAMDGYAVKAEDTFGASETNPIILNLVETDEIFSGEAKKIFTGDELPKNADAVVMKEFCNEVDDFVEIYKGVHPNENVSRIGEDVKKGDVVLKKGDVINPYHLNMLASLGIKKIKVYDLSFGIIPTGDELISLDEINNIEKDINKLKGKIINSNSYMLYGLVKNLGFDAKIYDAVEDNKEKLKKAIKTALNENDAVLITGGTSVSERDITIETVKEMGDVIVHGVNIRPGKPFGFGIVDDKLIFMLSGYPVASAVQFELFIQRFFMKRKKIKIPLKRNIASELGRVDFVRVRVDKEVEPIRITGSGVISSLIKSDGYILIPENVEGYEKGELVDVYLL
- a CDS encoding DUF354 domain-containing protein; amino-acid sequence: MDVWIDLTNAPHVHYFCQLIKKFEKEGIEYLLTFRDSKNLAKLVEIYNFVGKCIGKHGNTLKDKLIFYAERVIGLAELISNIKPKVAIAKHSVELPRVAFGLNIPIIFVVDNEHAEAQNKLTLPLADEIIKPIATDENKLRDFGGRNFINFDGTCEVANVNSRLKGYYPIDNEILKKLGILNNNPTIVMRPCPNSSYCNGHKDILPKIIKELQKRIDCNIVVFPRDENQKEIYRELNVIVPKETIDALSLLYNADFMIGAGGTMNRESAILGVPTISCYPQELLGVDKYLIEKNRMIHTNDIKEIISYVEDNLGKKLGVIQLEDPTDLMLERVCNYLKK